One region of Thermoanaerobacterales bacterium genomic DNA includes:
- a CDS encoding cell wall hydrolase has protein sequence MRGIFVRLLVLTLFPVFISLGAAVHYAGAAAGSTYYTVKDGDTLWDIGRRYRVAPNVLAMTNGVRGHLIFPGQVLTIPSGGWMDGVEPASAGPAGGFTPEDVMLLARAIHAEARGESFTGKVAVGAVILNRVASPFFPKSLQEVIFERTHQVYQFSPVADGSIHLPPDEEAIRAALAALSGQDPTGGALFFYNPKTAQDCWIRTLPVITQIGNHVFCR, from the coding sequence ATGCGAGGCATTTTTGTCAGGCTGCTGGTTCTGACATTGTTCCCGGTTTTTATCAGCCTTGGCGCGGCCGTGCATTATGCCGGGGCCGCAGCGGGTTCGACGTATTACACCGTAAAGGATGGCGATACCCTGTGGGACATCGGCCGGCGTTACCGGGTGGCCCCCAACGTCCTGGCGATGACCAACGGGGTGCGCGGGCATCTCATCTTCCCGGGCCAGGTACTGACTATCCCGTCCGGCGGCTGGATGGACGGGGTTGAACCCGCGTCCGCCGGGCCTGCCGGCGGCTTTACGCCGGAGGATGTCATGTTGCTGGCGCGGGCGATTCACGCGGAGGCGCGCGGGGAGTCCTTTACCGGGAAGGTCGCTGTGGGAGCGGTGATCTTGAACCGGGTGGCCAGTCCGTTCTTTCCAAAGTCGTTGCAGGAGGTCATTTTTGAGCGGACGCACCAGGTCTATCAGTTTTCGCCGGTGGCCGACGGCAGCATCCATCTTCCTCCCGATGAAGAGGCCATTCGGGCGGCCCTCGCGGCCCTCAGCGGACAGGATCCAACGGGCGGCGCGCTGTTTTTCTATAACCCCAAGACGGCCCAGGACTGTTGGATACGCACTCTTCCAGTGATCACCCAGATCGGGAATCACGTCTTCTGCCGGTAG